A window from Branchiostoma lanceolatum isolate klBraLanc5 chromosome 9, klBraLanc5.hap2, whole genome shotgun sequence encodes these proteins:
- the LOC136442463 gene encoding uncharacterized protein isoform X8 codes for MAVESVFLLLVVLASIPLAAKGQTCPDGYSYNAGLCYRWTETLSFALDAIDDCASDGATLALPRSQGEHDYLTGLVSETILIGVTDIFNEGTWEYSDGTPIGAFNKLLPDADHPNTGQIDCVVMSKDHAYMWKPSSCSQQQYGYVCQKDADTGIPPLACPNGYSYNAGLCYRWTETLSSPLDAMDDCASDGSTLALPRSQGEHDYLTGLVSETTLIGVTDILNEGTWEYSDGTPIGAFNKFLPHAADADYPNTAQIDCVVMSKDHAYMWKPSSCSQQQYSYVCQQDADMTQFPQLECPAGYTGVSGTKCYRVVTTVDSAVTALAECQNEGADAVLPTSDLEHYYLKSLGLGTHWIGITDAEPHATEGNWVYITTGLPPLGAFNRWGSTANTDDLDCVTMDSTEAFQWAPTNCLDNHACVCQKDPPDQCPPLVPPGNGAVSGSSLPGAVATFSCDVGYNMHGASTTTCQADLTWSNTNYPTCIIAQCPPLSTLPHGSLSPVSHPYVYQDEVLFSCDTGYNIAGVSSITCQADGFWSDMMPTCNIVQCPLVTVQLPVIRSSGGSPYSYQDEVTFTCADGYAMDGAANATCQASGTWSDEVPTCNDIDACLATPCHAQATCTDNPAPALDAICECNTGYTGDGLADGNGCSVVQCPALTAPANGAVSGTNFYGDVATFTCDPGYNLVGGSTRTCQADTTWSGSSPTCTAVQCPALTAPANGAVSGTNFYGDVATFTCDPGYGLVGGSTRTCQADTTWSGSSPTCTAVQCPALTAPANGAVSGTNSYEDVATFTCDPGYSLVGGSTRTCQADTTWSGSSPTCTAVQCPALTAPANGAVSGTNFYGDVATFTCDPGYGLVGGSTRTCQADTTWSGSSPTCTDIDACLANPCHAQATCRDNPAPALDVTCQCNTGYTGDGQADGTGCSDIDACLANPCHAQATCRDNPAPALDAACQCNTGYTGDGQADGTGCSVTSECIPNPCQYGGTCGELSPSGYTCRCRSGYIGDNCQIGCNIKYHKFPVDQFGIHNGKCYWFSRKSDRRKYKSAETFCSSNHGGRLVIIKDKNKQSFLESKIKMFQIGSISKWIGLNDRGREKAFKWSDDSDFDASVYHNWRSIPTGRHKNRDCTAISKAKDSKWVLLNCNKIGQAFICELGTPFI; via the exons CGTGTCCGGACGGCTACAGCTACAATGCCGGTCTGTGCTACCGATGGACCGAGACCCTCTCGTTTGCTCTGGATGCCATCGACGACTGTGCGTCTGACGGGGCGACCCTCGCCTTGCCCCGTAGTCAGGGCGAGCACGACTACCTGACCGGCCTGGTCTCAGAGACCATCCTTATCGGCGTCACGGATATTTTCAATGAAGGGACATGGGAGTACTCGGACGGCACTCCGATTGGAGCCTTCAACAAGCTTCTTCCCGATGCAGATCATCCAAACACCGGCCAGATAGACTGTGTGGTCATGTCCAAAGACCACGCTTACATGTGGAAACCCAGTTCCTGCTCCCAACAACAGTACGGCTATGTCTGTCAAAAGG ATGCCGACACAGGGATTCCCCCGCTCG CGTGTCCGAACGGCTACAGCTACAATGCCGGTCTGTGCTACCGATGGACCGAGACACTCTCGTCTCCTCTGGATGCCATGGACGACTGTGCGTCTGACGGGTCGACCCTCGCCTTGCCCCGTAGTCAGGGCGAGCACGACTACCTGACCGGCCTGGTCTCAGAGACTACCCTTATCGGCGTGACGGATATTTTAAATGAAGGGACATGGGAGTACTCGGACGGCACTCCGATTGGAGCCTTCAACAAGTTTCTTCCCCATGCAGCCGATGCAGATTATCCCAACACCGCCCAGATAGACTGTGTGGTCATGTCCAAAGACCACGCTTACATGTGGAAACCCAGTTCCTGCTCCCAACAACAGTACAGCTATGTCTGTCAACAGG ATGCTGACATGACTCAGTTTCCACAGCTAG AGTGTCCGGCTGGTTATACGGGTGTGTCCGGCACAAAGTGCTACAGAGTCGTCACCACAGTGGACAGTGCCGTCACGGCGTTAGCAGAGTGCCAGAACGAGGGTGCTGACGCCGTCCTGCCGACGTCAGACCTGGAGCACTACTACCTCAAGTCCCTGGGCCTGGGAACCCACTGGATCG GTATAACCGATGCTGAGCCCCATGCTACAGAGGGTAACTGGGTTTATATCACTACTGGCCTTCCACCACTGGGTGCTTTTAACAG GTGGGGCTCCACTGCGAACACAGATGATCTAGACTGTGTGACAATGGACTCCACTGAGGCTTTCCAATGGGCACCAACCAACTGTTTAGACAACCATGCTTGTGTGTGTCAGAAAG ATCCACCTGATCAGTGCCCACCACTGGTGCCCCCAGGGAACGGCGCCGTTAGCGGGTCCAGTTTGCCGGGAGCCGTGGCGACGTTTTCGTGCGATGTTGGATACAACATGCACGGCGCTTCTACAACCACCTGCCAGGCCGACTTAACCTGGAGCAATACAAACTACCCAACTTGCATCA TTGCCCAATGCCCGCCACTGTCGACTCTCCCGCACGGTTCTCTCAGCCCGGTGTCCCACCCGTACGTGTACCAGGACGAGGTGCTGTTCTCCTGCGACACCGGGTACAACATCGCCGGCGTGTCCAGCATCACGTGTCAGGCTGACGGCTTTTGGAGCGACATGATGCCCACCTGCAACA TTGTACAATGTCCATTGGTAACGGTTCAACTTCCCGTTATACGGAGTTCTGGCGGATCCCCGTACTCTTACCAAGACGAGGTGACGTTCACCTGTGCGGATGGATACGCCATGGACGGTGCTGCTAATGCGACATGTCAGGCTAGCGGTACCTGGAGCGACGAAGTCCCGACCTGCAATG ACATAGATGCCTGTCTGGCTACTCCGTGCcacgcccaggccacctgtacagATAATCCCGCTCCTGCCCTTGATGCAATATGTGAATGTAACACTGGGTACACAGGAGACGGACTGGCTGATGGAAATGGATGTTCAG TCGTGCAGTGTCCCGCACTGACAGCCCCTGCCAACGGTGCCGTGAGCGGGACCAACTTCTACGGAGACGTGGCCAccttcacgtgtgacccaggGTACAACCTGGTCGGCGGTTCTACAAGAACGTGTCAGGCGGACACCACTTGGAGTGGAAGCTCACCAACAtgcacag CCGTACAGTGTCCCGCACTGACAGCCCCTGCCAACGGTGCCGTGAGCGGGACCAACTTCTACGGAGACGTGGCCAccttcacgtgtgacccaggGTACGGCCTGGTCGGCGGTTCTACAAGAACGTGTCAGGCGGACACCACTTGGAGTGGAAGCTCACCAACAtgcacag CCGTACAGTGTCCCGCACTGACAGCTCCTGCCAATGGTGCCGTGAGCGGGACCAACTCATACGAAGACGTGGCCAccttcacgtgtgacccaggGTACAGCCTGGTCGGCGGTTCTACAAGAACGTGTCAGGCGGACACCACTTGGAGTGGAAGCTCACCAACAtgcacag CCGTACAGTGTCCCGCACTGACAGCCCCCGCCAATGGTGCCGTGAGCGGGACCAACTTCTACGGAGACGTGGCCAccttcacgtgtgacccaggGTACGGCCTGGTCGGCGGTTCTACAAGAACGTGTCAGGCGGACACCACTTGGAGTGGAAGCTCACCAACATGCACAG ACATAGATGCCTGTTTGGCTAATCCGTGCcacgcccaggccacctgtagAGATAATCCCGCTCCTGCCCTTGATGTAACTTGTCAATGTAACACTGGGTACACAGGAGACGGACAGGCTgatggaactggatgttcag ACATAGATGCCTGTTTGGCTAATCCGTGCcacgcccaggccacctgtagAGATAATCCCGCTCCTGCCCTTGATGCAGCTTGTCAATGTAACACTGGGTACACAGGAGACGGACAGGCTgatggaactggatgttcag TCACAAGTGAATGTATACCGAACCCCTGCCAGTATGGAGGCACCTGTGGTGAGCTGTCCCCGTCCGGGTACACCTGTCGGTGCAGGAGCGGCTACATTGGAGACAACTGTCAAATAG GTTGCAACATCAAGTACCACAAATTCCCAGTGGACCAGTTTGGTATCCACAACGGCAAGTGCTACTGGTTCTCTAGGAAAAGTGATAGAAGAAAATACAAAAGTGCGGAGACCTTTTGCAGCAGCAACCACGGAGGGAGACTCGTCATAATTAAGGACAAGAACAAGCAGTCGTTCCTTGAGAGCAAGATCAAAATGTTCCAAATAGGAAG
- the LOC136442463 gene encoding sushi, von Willebrand factor type A, EGF and pentraxin domain-containing protein 1-like isoform X4 produces the protein MAVESVFLLLVVLASIPLAAKGQTCPDGYSYNAGLCYRWTETLSFALDAIDDCASDGATLALPRSQGEHDYLTGLVSETILIGVTDIFNEGTWEYSDGTPIGAFNKLLPDADHPNTGQIDCVVMSKDHAYMWKPSSCSQQQYGYVCQKDADTGIPPLACPNGYSYNAGLCYRWTETLSSPLDAMDDCASDGSTLALPRSQGEHDYLTGLVSETTLIGVTDILNEGTWEYSDGTPIGAFNKFLPHAADADYPNTAQIDCVVMSKDHAYMWKPSSCSQQQYSYVCQQDADMTQFPQLECPAGYTGVSGTKCYRVVTTVDSAVTALAECQNEGADAVLPTSDLEHYYLKSLGLGTHWIGITDAEPHATEGNWVYITTGLPPLGAFNRWGSTANTDDLDCVTMDSTEAFQWAPTNCLDNHACVCQKDPPDQCPPLVPPGNGAVSGSSLPGAVATFSCDVGYNMHGASTTTCQADLTWSNTNYPTCIIAQCPPLSTLPHGSLSPVSHPYVYQDEVLFSCDTGYNIAGVSSITCQADGFWSDMMPTCNIVQCPLVTVQLPVIRSSGGSPYSYQDEVTFTCADGYAMDGAANATCQASGTWSDEVPTCNDIDACLATPCHAQATCTDNPAPALDAICECNTGYTGDGLADGNGCSAVQCPALTAPANGAVSGTNFYGDVATFTCDPGYGLVGGSTRTCQADTTWSGSSPTCTAVQCPALTAPANGAVSGTNSYEDVATFTCDPGYSLVGGSTRTCQADTTWSGSSPTCTAVQCPALTAPANGAVSGTNFYGDVATFTCDPGYGLVGGSTRTCQADTTWSGSSPTCTAVQCPALTAPANGAVSGTNFYGDVATFTCDPGYNLVGGSTRTCQADATWSGSSPTCTAVQCPALTDPANGAVSGTNFYGDVATFTCDPGYGLVGGSTRTCQADTTWSGSSPTCSDIDACLANPCHAQATCRDNPAPALDATCQCNTGYTGDGQADGTGCSDIDACLANPCHAQATCRDNPAPALDVTCQCNTGYTGDGQADGTGCSDIDACLANPCHAQATCRDNPAPALDAACQCNTGYTGDGQADGTGCSVTSECIPNPCQYGGTCGELSPSGYTCRCRSGYIGDNCQIGCNIKYHKFPVDQFGIHNGKCYWFSRKSDRRKYKSAETFCSSNHGGRLVIIKDKNKQSFLESKIKMFQIGSISKWIGLNDRGREKAFKWSDDSDFDASVYHNWRSIPTGRHKNRDCTAISKAKDSKWVLLNCNKIGQAFICELGTPFI, from the exons CGTGTCCGGACGGCTACAGCTACAATGCCGGTCTGTGCTACCGATGGACCGAGACCCTCTCGTTTGCTCTGGATGCCATCGACGACTGTGCGTCTGACGGGGCGACCCTCGCCTTGCCCCGTAGTCAGGGCGAGCACGACTACCTGACCGGCCTGGTCTCAGAGACCATCCTTATCGGCGTCACGGATATTTTCAATGAAGGGACATGGGAGTACTCGGACGGCACTCCGATTGGAGCCTTCAACAAGCTTCTTCCCGATGCAGATCATCCAAACACCGGCCAGATAGACTGTGTGGTCATGTCCAAAGACCACGCTTACATGTGGAAACCCAGTTCCTGCTCCCAACAACAGTACGGCTATGTCTGTCAAAAGG ATGCCGACACAGGGATTCCCCCGCTCG CGTGTCCGAACGGCTACAGCTACAATGCCGGTCTGTGCTACCGATGGACCGAGACACTCTCGTCTCCTCTGGATGCCATGGACGACTGTGCGTCTGACGGGTCGACCCTCGCCTTGCCCCGTAGTCAGGGCGAGCACGACTACCTGACCGGCCTGGTCTCAGAGACTACCCTTATCGGCGTGACGGATATTTTAAATGAAGGGACATGGGAGTACTCGGACGGCACTCCGATTGGAGCCTTCAACAAGTTTCTTCCCCATGCAGCCGATGCAGATTATCCCAACACCGCCCAGATAGACTGTGTGGTCATGTCCAAAGACCACGCTTACATGTGGAAACCCAGTTCCTGCTCCCAACAACAGTACAGCTATGTCTGTCAACAGG ATGCTGACATGACTCAGTTTCCACAGCTAG AGTGTCCGGCTGGTTATACGGGTGTGTCCGGCACAAAGTGCTACAGAGTCGTCACCACAGTGGACAGTGCCGTCACGGCGTTAGCAGAGTGCCAGAACGAGGGTGCTGACGCCGTCCTGCCGACGTCAGACCTGGAGCACTACTACCTCAAGTCCCTGGGCCTGGGAACCCACTGGATCG GTATAACCGATGCTGAGCCCCATGCTACAGAGGGTAACTGGGTTTATATCACTACTGGCCTTCCACCACTGGGTGCTTTTAACAG GTGGGGCTCCACTGCGAACACAGATGATCTAGACTGTGTGACAATGGACTCCACTGAGGCTTTCCAATGGGCACCAACCAACTGTTTAGACAACCATGCTTGTGTGTGTCAGAAAG ATCCACCTGATCAGTGCCCACCACTGGTGCCCCCAGGGAACGGCGCCGTTAGCGGGTCCAGTTTGCCGGGAGCCGTGGCGACGTTTTCGTGCGATGTTGGATACAACATGCACGGCGCTTCTACAACCACCTGCCAGGCCGACTTAACCTGGAGCAATACAAACTACCCAACTTGCATCA TTGCCCAATGCCCGCCACTGTCGACTCTCCCGCACGGTTCTCTCAGCCCGGTGTCCCACCCGTACGTGTACCAGGACGAGGTGCTGTTCTCCTGCGACACCGGGTACAACATCGCCGGCGTGTCCAGCATCACGTGTCAGGCTGACGGCTTTTGGAGCGACATGATGCCCACCTGCAACA TTGTACAATGTCCATTGGTAACGGTTCAACTTCCCGTTATACGGAGTTCTGGCGGATCCCCGTACTCTTACCAAGACGAGGTGACGTTCACCTGTGCGGATGGATACGCCATGGACGGTGCTGCTAATGCGACATGTCAGGCTAGCGGTACCTGGAGCGACGAAGTCCCGACCTGCAATG ACATAGATGCCTGTCTGGCTACTCCGTGCcacgcccaggccacctgtacagATAATCCCGCTCCTGCCCTTGATGCAATATGTGAATGTAACACTGGGTACACAGGAGACGGACTGGCTGATGGAAATGGATGTTCAG CCGTACAGTGTCCCGCACTGACAGCCCCTGCCAACGGTGCCGTGAGCGGGACCAACTTCTACGGAGACGTGGCCAccttcacgtgtgacccaggGTACGGCCTGGTCGGCGGTTCTACAAGAACGTGTCAGGCGGACACCACTTGGAGTGGAAGCTCACCAACAtgcacag CCGTACAGTGTCCCGCACTGACAGCTCCTGCCAATGGTGCCGTGAGCGGGACCAACTCATACGAAGACGTGGCCAccttcacgtgtgacccaggGTACAGCCTGGTCGGCGGTTCTACAAGAACGTGTCAGGCGGACACCACTTGGAGTGGAAGCTCACCAACAtgcacag CCGTACAGTGTCCCGCACTGACAGCCCCCGCCAATGGTGCCGTGAGCGGGACCAACTTCTACGGAGACGTGGCCAccttcacgtgtgacccaggGTACGGCCTGGTCGGCGGTTCTACAAGAACGTGTCAGGCGGACACCACTTGGAGTGGAAGCTCACCAACATGCACAG CCGTACAGTGTCCCGCACTGACAGCCCCCGCCAATGGTGCCGTGAGCGGGACCAACTTCTACGGAGACGTGGCCAccttcacgtgtgacccaggGTACAACCTGGTCGGCGGTTCTACAAGAACGTGTCAGGCGGACGCCACTTGGAGTGGAAGCTCACCAACATGCACAG CCGTACAGTGTCCCGCACTGACGGACCCTGCCAACGGTGCCGTGAGCGGGACCAACTTCTACGGAGACGTGGCCAccttcacgtgtgacccaggGTACGGCCTGGTCGGTGGTTCTACAAGAACGTGTCAGGCGGACACCACTTGGAGTGGAAGCTCACCAACATGCTCAG ACATAGATGCCTGTCTGGCTAATCCGTGCcacgcccaggccacctgtagAGATAATCCCGCTCCTGCCCTTGATGCAACTTGTCAATGTAACACTGGGTACACAGGAGACGGACAGGCTgatggaactggatgttcag ACATAGATGCCTGTTTGGCTAATCCGTGCcacgcccaggccacctgtagAGATAATCCCGCTCCTGCCCTTGATGTAACTTGTCAATGTAACACTGGGTACACAGGAGACGGACAGGCTgatggaactggatgttcag ACATAGATGCCTGTTTGGCTAATCCGTGCcacgcccaggccacctgtagAGATAATCCCGCTCCTGCCCTTGATGCAGCTTGTCAATGTAACACTGGGTACACAGGAGACGGACAGGCTgatggaactggatgttcag TCACAAGTGAATGTATACCGAACCCCTGCCAGTATGGAGGCACCTGTGGTGAGCTGTCCCCGTCCGGGTACACCTGTCGGTGCAGGAGCGGCTACATTGGAGACAACTGTCAAATAG GTTGCAACATCAAGTACCACAAATTCCCAGTGGACCAGTTTGGTATCCACAACGGCAAGTGCTACTGGTTCTCTAGGAAAAGTGATAGAAGAAAATACAAAAGTGCGGAGACCTTTTGCAGCAGCAACCACGGAGGGAGACTCGTCATAATTAAGGACAAGAACAAGCAGTCGTTCCTTGAGAGCAAGATCAAAATGTTCCAAATAGGAAG
- the LOC136442463 gene encoding sushi, von Willebrand factor type A, EGF and pentraxin domain-containing protein 1-like isoform X3 yields the protein MAVESVFLLLVVLASIPLAAKGQTCPDGYSYNAGLCYRWTETLSFALDAIDDCASDGATLALPRSQGEHDYLTGLVSETILIGVTDIFNEGTWEYSDGTPIGAFNKLLPDADHPNTGQIDCVVMSKDHAYMWKPSSCSQQQYGYVCQKDADTGIPPLACPNGYSYNAGLCYRWTETLSSPLDAMDDCASDGSTLALPRSQGEHDYLTGLVSETTLIGVTDILNEGTWEYSDGTPIGAFNKFLPHAADADYPNTAQIDCVVMSKDHAYMWKPSSCSQQQYSYVCQQDADMTQFPQLECPAGYTGVSGTKCYRVVTTVDSAVTALAECQNEGADAVLPTSDLEHYYLKSLGLGTHWIGITDAEPHATEGNWVYITTGLPPLGAFNRWGSTANTDDLDCVTMDSTEAFQWAPTNCLDNHACVCQKDPPDQCPPLVPPGNGAVSGSSLPGAVATFSCDVGYNMHGASTTTCQADLTWSNTNYPTCIIAQCPPLSTLPHGSLSPVSHPYVYQDEVLFSCDTGYNIAGVSSITCQADGFWSDMMPTCNIVQCPLVTVQLPVIRSSGGSPYSYQDEVTFTCADGYAMDGAANATCQASGTWSDEVPTCNDIDACLATPCHAQATCTDNPAPALDAICECNTGYTGDGLADGNGCSVVQCPALTAPANGAVSGTNFYGDVATFTCDPGYNLVGGSTRTCQADTTWSGSSPTCTAVQCPALTAPANGAVSGTNFYGDVATFTCDPGYGLVGGSTRTCQADTTWSGSSPTCTAVQCPALTAPANGAVSGTNSYEDVATFTCDPGYSLVGGSTRTCQADTTWSGSSPTCTAVQCPALTAPANGAVSGTNFYGDVATFTCDPGYGLVGGSTRTCQADTTWSGSSPTCTAVQCPALTAPANGAVSGTNFYGDVATFTCDPGYNLVGGSTRTCQADATWSGSSPTCTDIDACLANPCHAQATCRDNPAPALDATCQCNTGYTGDGQADGTGCSDIDACLANPCHAQATCRDNPAPALDVTCQCNTGYTGDGQADGTGCSDIDACLANPCHAQATCRDNPAPALDAACQCNTGYTGDGQADGTGCSVTSECIPNPCQYGGTCGELSPSGYTCRCRSGYIGDNCQIGCNIKYHKFPVDQFGIHNGKCYWFSRKSDRRKYKSAETFCSSNHGGRLVIIKDKNKQSFLESKIKMFQIGSISKWIGLNDRGREKAFKWSDDSDFDASVYHNWRSIPTGRHKNRDCTAISKAKDSKWVLLNCNKIGQAFICELGTPFI from the exons CGTGTCCGGACGGCTACAGCTACAATGCCGGTCTGTGCTACCGATGGACCGAGACCCTCTCGTTTGCTCTGGATGCCATCGACGACTGTGCGTCTGACGGGGCGACCCTCGCCTTGCCCCGTAGTCAGGGCGAGCACGACTACCTGACCGGCCTGGTCTCAGAGACCATCCTTATCGGCGTCACGGATATTTTCAATGAAGGGACATGGGAGTACTCGGACGGCACTCCGATTGGAGCCTTCAACAAGCTTCTTCCCGATGCAGATCATCCAAACACCGGCCAGATAGACTGTGTGGTCATGTCCAAAGACCACGCTTACATGTGGAAACCCAGTTCCTGCTCCCAACAACAGTACGGCTATGTCTGTCAAAAGG ATGCCGACACAGGGATTCCCCCGCTCG CGTGTCCGAACGGCTACAGCTACAATGCCGGTCTGTGCTACCGATGGACCGAGACACTCTCGTCTCCTCTGGATGCCATGGACGACTGTGCGTCTGACGGGTCGACCCTCGCCTTGCCCCGTAGTCAGGGCGAGCACGACTACCTGACCGGCCTGGTCTCAGAGACTACCCTTATCGGCGTGACGGATATTTTAAATGAAGGGACATGGGAGTACTCGGACGGCACTCCGATTGGAGCCTTCAACAAGTTTCTTCCCCATGCAGCCGATGCAGATTATCCCAACACCGCCCAGATAGACTGTGTGGTCATGTCCAAAGACCACGCTTACATGTGGAAACCCAGTTCCTGCTCCCAACAACAGTACAGCTATGTCTGTCAACAGG ATGCTGACATGACTCAGTTTCCACAGCTAG AGTGTCCGGCTGGTTATACGGGTGTGTCCGGCACAAAGTGCTACAGAGTCGTCACCACAGTGGACAGTGCCGTCACGGCGTTAGCAGAGTGCCAGAACGAGGGTGCTGACGCCGTCCTGCCGACGTCAGACCTGGAGCACTACTACCTCAAGTCCCTGGGCCTGGGAACCCACTGGATCG GTATAACCGATGCTGAGCCCCATGCTACAGAGGGTAACTGGGTTTATATCACTACTGGCCTTCCACCACTGGGTGCTTTTAACAG GTGGGGCTCCACTGCGAACACAGATGATCTAGACTGTGTGACAATGGACTCCACTGAGGCTTTCCAATGGGCACCAACCAACTGTTTAGACAACCATGCTTGTGTGTGTCAGAAAG ATCCACCTGATCAGTGCCCACCACTGGTGCCCCCAGGGAACGGCGCCGTTAGCGGGTCCAGTTTGCCGGGAGCCGTGGCGACGTTTTCGTGCGATGTTGGATACAACATGCACGGCGCTTCTACAACCACCTGCCAGGCCGACTTAACCTGGAGCAATACAAACTACCCAACTTGCATCA TTGCCCAATGCCCGCCACTGTCGACTCTCCCGCACGGTTCTCTCAGCCCGGTGTCCCACCCGTACGTGTACCAGGACGAGGTGCTGTTCTCCTGCGACACCGGGTACAACATCGCCGGCGTGTCCAGCATCACGTGTCAGGCTGACGGCTTTTGGAGCGACATGATGCCCACCTGCAACA TTGTACAATGTCCATTGGTAACGGTTCAACTTCCCGTTATACGGAGTTCTGGCGGATCCCCGTACTCTTACCAAGACGAGGTGACGTTCACCTGTGCGGATGGATACGCCATGGACGGTGCTGCTAATGCGACATGTCAGGCTAGCGGTACCTGGAGCGACGAAGTCCCGACCTGCAATG ACATAGATGCCTGTCTGGCTACTCCGTGCcacgcccaggccacctgtacagATAATCCCGCTCCTGCCCTTGATGCAATATGTGAATGTAACACTGGGTACACAGGAGACGGACTGGCTGATGGAAATGGATGTTCAG TCGTGCAGTGTCCCGCACTGACAGCCCCTGCCAACGGTGCCGTGAGCGGGACCAACTTCTACGGAGACGTGGCCAccttcacgtgtgacccaggGTACAACCTGGTCGGCGGTTCTACAAGAACGTGTCAGGCGGACACCACTTGGAGTGGAAGCTCACCAACAtgcacag CCGTACAGTGTCCCGCACTGACAGCCCCTGCCAACGGTGCCGTGAGCGGGACCAACTTCTACGGAGACGTGGCCAccttcacgtgtgacccaggGTACGGCCTGGTCGGCGGTTCTACAAGAACGTGTCAGGCGGACACCACTTGGAGTGGAAGCTCACCAACAtgcacag CCGTACAGTGTCCCGCACTGACAGCTCCTGCCAATGGTGCCGTGAGCGGGACCAACTCATACGAAGACGTGGCCAccttcacgtgtgacccaggGTACAGCCTGGTCGGCGGTTCTACAAGAACGTGTCAGGCGGACACCACTTGGAGTGGAAGCTCACCAACAtgcacag CCGTACAGTGTCCCGCACTGACAGCCCCCGCCAATGGTGCCGTGAGCGGGACCAACTTCTACGGAGACGTGGCCAccttcacgtgtgacccaggGTACGGCCTGGTCGGCGGTTCTACAAGAACGTGTCAGGCGGACACCACTTGGAGTGGAAGCTCACCAACATGCACAG CCGTACAGTGTCCCGCACTGACAGCCCCCGCCAATGGTGCCGTGAGCGGGACCAACTTCTACGGAGACGTGGCCAccttcacgtgtgacccaggGTACAACCTGGTCGGCGGTTCTACAAGAACGTGTCAGGCGGACGCCACTTGGAGTGGAAGCTCACCAACATGCACAG ACATAGATGCCTGTCTGGCTAATCCGTGCcacgcccaggccacctgtagAGATAATCCCGCTCCTGCCCTTGATGCAACTTGTCAATGTAACACTGGGTACACAGGAGACGGACAGGCTgatggaactggatgttcag ACATAGATGCCTGTTTGGCTAATCCGTGCcacgcccaggccacctgtagAGATAATCCCGCTCCTGCCCTTGATGTAACTTGTCAATGTAACACTGGGTACACAGGAGACGGACAGGCTgatggaactggatgttcag ACATAGATGCCTGTTTGGCTAATCCGTGCcacgcccaggccacctgtagAGATAATCCCGCTCCTGCCCTTGATGCAGCTTGTCAATGTAACACTGGGTACACAGGAGACGGACAGGCTgatggaactggatgttcag TCACAAGTGAATGTATACCGAACCCCTGCCAGTATGGAGGCACCTGTGGTGAGCTGTCCCCGTCCGGGTACACCTGTCGGTGCAGGAGCGGCTACATTGGAGACAACTGTCAAATAG GTTGCAACATCAAGTACCACAAATTCCCAGTGGACCAGTTTGGTATCCACAACGGCAAGTGCTACTGGTTCTCTAGGAAAAGTGATAGAAGAAAATACAAAAGTGCGGAGACCTTTTGCAGCAGCAACCACGGAGGGAGACTCGTCATAATTAAGGACAAGAACAAGCAGTCGTTCCTTGAGAGCAAGATCAAAATGTTCCAAATAGGAAG